From a region of the Streptococcus ruminantium genome:
- a CDS encoding dipeptidase, producing MRTSFIQSTHQEECVRAIQELVAFPSVLHEHQADTPFGQAIQEVLEYTLALTEKMGFKTYLDPAGYYGYAEIGQGEELLAVLCHLDVVPAGDVTKWKTPPFEAVVQGDHIIGRGVQDDKGPSMAALFAVKALMDAGVHFDKRIRFIFGTDEETLWRCMNRYNQLEEVATMGFAPDSSFPLTYAEKGLLQAKLHGPGHSCLNIEAGTAYNVVPAKASYSGHLLAGVIAELDQLGFDYEAKDDQITVLGISRHAKDAAEGVNAIVRLAKALEHFESHPALDFIVHAIGEDATGFKLFGDVTDAPSGTLSFNIAGLTISAKRSEIRLDIRIPVTTDKDWLVSTLQAKAEACGLTYEEYDYLAALYVPLDSELVSTLMAVYQDKTGDLTSQPISSGGATFARTMPNCVAFGACFPDTEQTEHQENERMPLADLYKTMDIYAEAIYRLAAE from the coding sequence ATGAGAACAAGTTTTATTCAATCAACTCATCAAGAGGAATGTGTTCGAGCTATTCAGGAATTAGTTGCCTTTCCTTCTGTCTTGCATGAGCACCAAGCAGATACTCCATTTGGGCAAGCTATTCAGGAAGTTTTGGAGTATACTCTAGCTTTGACGGAGAAGATGGGTTTTAAAACCTATTTGGATCCTGCTGGTTATTATGGCTACGCTGAAATTGGTCAGGGAGAAGAGCTGTTAGCTGTTCTCTGTCATCTGGATGTTGTACCTGCAGGTGATGTGACCAAATGGAAAACACCACCATTTGAAGCGGTGGTGCAAGGCGATCATATTATTGGACGTGGTGTTCAAGATGACAAAGGACCTTCTATGGCGGCTTTATTTGCTGTCAAGGCACTAATGGATGCAGGTGTTCACTTTGATAAACGAATCCGTTTTATTTTTGGTACAGATGAAGAAACCCTATGGCGTTGTATGAACCGCTATAATCAGCTAGAAGAAGTAGCGACCATGGGATTTGCTCCAGATTCATCTTTCCCATTGACCTATGCTGAAAAAGGTTTACTGCAAGCCAAGTTACATGGACCAGGACATAGTTGTCTCAATATTGAAGCGGGGACTGCTTATAATGTGGTACCTGCAAAAGCTAGTTATTCAGGTCATTTATTAGCGGGTGTAATTGCTGAACTAGATCAACTAGGTTTCGATTATGAAGCCAAGGATGATCAAATAACAGTTTTAGGAATTTCTCGTCATGCAAAAGATGCTGCCGAAGGTGTTAATGCTATTGTTCGTTTAGCCAAAGCTTTGGAGCACTTTGAGAGTCATCCAGCTCTGGATTTCATTGTTCATGCTATCGGTGAAGATGCAACGGGCTTTAAGCTATTTGGGGATGTGACAGACGCACCATCAGGTACGCTCAGCTTCAATATTGCTGGACTGACTATCAGTGCTAAGAGATCAGAAATCCGTCTGGATATTCGTATTCCTGTCACAACAGATAAGGATTGGCTTGTTTCGACGCTGCAAGCTAAGGCAGAAGCATGTGGTTTGACCTATGAAGAATATGATTACCTAGCAGCTCTCTATGTTCCATTAGATAGCGAACTTGTCTCTACACTCATGGCTGTCTATCAGGATAAGACTGGAGATTTGACGAGCCAACCAATTTCGTCAGGTGGTGCAACGTTTGCTAGAACCATGCCAAATTGTGTGGCCTTTGGTGCTTGTTTCCCTGATACAGAGCAGACAGAACACCAAGAAAATGAACGCATGCCACTAGCAGATCTATATAAAACAATGGATATTTATGCAGAGGCTATCTACCGCTTGGCTGCTGAATAG
- a CDS encoding YfcC family protein encodes MSEKVKKGFKLPSSYTILILIIAVMAIMTWIIPAGQYQKDEAGKFITGTYEAVKQNQQGIWDVLMAPIRAMLGHGETSKAIDVAFFILMVGAFLGVVNETGALDVGIASIVKRFKGREKWLIYVLMFLFALGGSTYGMGEETMAFFPLIVPVMMAVGFDSITGVAIILLGSQIGCLASTVNPFATVVAADAAGVSVADGMIWRLIFFVVMLAMGIAFVANYAEKVKNDPTKSLVYKQREADMAHFNVAATQEVKAELTPAQKRVLWVFVLTFVLMICSFIPWGDLGINIFKQFKDWLVALPFIGQVIGSSTAALGTWYFPEGAMLFAVAAIVAGLVYGMSEERLVKAFMNGAADIFSVALICAVARGIQVIMNDGMITATILHWGEVGLKGLSSQIFIVLTYLFYLPMSFLIPSSSGLAGASMGIMAPLGEFVNVPAHLVITAFQAASGVLNLVAPTSGIVMGALALGRVEIGTWYKFVGKLIAGIVIASIAILVIATFF; translated from the coding sequence ATGAGCGAAAAAGTGAAAAAAGGCTTTAAGTTGCCTTCGTCTTATACTATATTGATACTCATTATTGCCGTGATGGCAATTATGACATGGATTATTCCAGCAGGTCAGTATCAGAAGGATGAGGCTGGTAAGTTTATTACGGGAACTTATGAAGCGGTTAAGCAAAATCAACAAGGGATTTGGGATGTACTAATGGCTCCTATTCGCGCTATGTTGGGACATGGCGAAACTAGTAAAGCTATTGATGTTGCCTTCTTTATCCTGATGGTTGGTGCCTTTTTAGGCGTTGTCAACGAAACAGGTGCACTTGATGTAGGGATTGCTTCTATCGTAAAACGGTTCAAGGGTCGTGAAAAATGGTTGATTTACGTCCTTATGTTCCTATTTGCGTTGGGTGGTTCTACCTATGGTATGGGCGAAGAAACCATGGCCTTCTTCCCACTCATTGTCCCAGTTATGATGGCTGTTGGTTTCGACTCAATTACTGGTGTGGCCATTATCTTGCTCGGTTCGCAGATTGGTTGCTTGGCTTCAACTGTAAACCCATTTGCTACAGTTGTCGCTGCTGATGCAGCCGGAGTTAGTGTGGCAGACGGTATGATTTGGCGATTGATTTTCTTCGTTGTGATGTTAGCAATGGGGATCGCCTTTGTCGCAAACTATGCTGAAAAAGTAAAAAATGATCCAACTAAGTCTCTTGTTTACAAGCAACGTGAAGCAGATATGGCACACTTTAATGTGGCAGCAACTCAAGAAGTGAAGGCAGAATTAACGCCTGCGCAAAAGCGTGTTCTTTGGGTCTTTGTTTTGACCTTTGTTCTGATGATTTGTAGTTTCATCCCTTGGGGAGACTTGGGTATAAACATTTTTAAACAGTTCAAAGATTGGTTGGTTGCTCTCCCATTCATCGGTCAGGTGATTGGTTCATCAACTGCTGCGCTCGGTACATGGTATTTCCCAGAAGGAGCAATGCTTTTTGCTGTAGCAGCTATTGTAGCAGGTTTGGTATATGGCATGAGCGAAGAGCGCTTGGTTAAGGCTTTCATGAACGGTGCAGCTGATATTTTCAGCGTAGCTTTGATTTGTGCAGTGGCACGTGGTATCCAAGTAATCATGAACGATGGTATGATTACCGCAACCATTCTTCATTGGGGTGAAGTTGGGTTGAAAGGTTTGTCATCTCAAATCTTTATTGTCTTGACTTATCTCTTCTATTTGCCAATGTCCTTCTTGATTCCATCTTCATCAGGACTTGCAGGTGCATCCATGGGGATCATGGCACCGCTTGGAGAATTTGTCAATGTACCAGCTCACTTGGTTATTACAGCCTTCCAAGCTGCTTCAGGTGTTTTAAACTTGGTAGCTCCAACATCAGGTATCGTAATGGGAGCTTTGGCACTTGGTCGTGTTGAAATTGGTACTTGGTACAAGTTTGTAGGTAAATTGATTGCAGGTATTGTGATTGCTTCCATCGCTATTTTGGTTATTGCAACATTCTTCTAA